Genomic segment of Schistocerca piceifrons isolate TAMUIC-IGC-003096 chromosome 1, iqSchPice1.1, whole genome shotgun sequence:
AATCAACTGTCATAAGAAGGTATCTCTGACAGTGATTTTGAGCTTGGCACAGTGTTTCTCAGTTCTTTCCAGGAATAGATAAACAGGTTCAATCATGTAAATTTTGcactggaaagtgctattgatgagcAATTTTCACACAATGGGCTGGTAGTCAGGGACCCGTATTGTTAACCAACAGACAGATTGTGTATTTTCTGTGCAAGCACAcattttttaatggaacaatgccttttgacattaacaaactagaaGTATGGTCAATTAGAATGTCGGTGAGTTCACTGCACGAGCCTAGAGCGATTCATTTACAAGCTACcatgttttgaaaagtttccacactggtACTTGTTATTGCCATTCAACCCGCATATTTAATGGGAACAATGTAGTTATGTTTGATTACAGACAGATTGTGTGTTCCCTGAGTGCACTGCAACTTGCTAGTCAGGGTGTGACAGTGCAAGCAGCAGGTGACGAGTGGACAATGGGATTCACCATTGCAGAAAAAGCCACATCTCATGTGTATGGAGAATGTAGGAACAAGAAAGTTCATTCTTGTATGATGTATGCTGCAGATATCCCAACAGACATCAACCATCTCAACaatcatttatcaacctcttcaaacagttacgtgaaagtggtagtgtaagaggcaaacaagcggcgaccgacagaggcaaacaagcggcgaccgacagaggcaaacaagcggcgaccgacagaggcaaacaagcggcgaccgacagaggcaaacaagcggcgaccgacagaggcaaacaagcggcgaccgacagaggcaaacaagcggcgaccgacagaggcaaacaagcggcgaccgacagaggcaaacaagcggcgaccgacagaggcaaacaagcggcgaccgacagaggcaaacaagcggcgaccgacagaggcaaacaagcggcgaccgacagaggcaaacaagcggcgaccgacagaggcaaacaagcggcgaccgacagaggcaaacaagcggcgaccgacagaggcaaacaagcggcgaccgacagaggcaaacaagcggcgaccgacagaggcaaacaagcggcgaccgacagaggcaaacaagcggcgaccgacagaggcaaacaagcggcgaccgacagaggcaaacaagcggcgaccgacagaggcaaacaagcggcgaccgacagaggcaaacaagcggcgaccgacagaggcaaacaagcggcgaccgacagaggcaaacaagcggcgaccgacagaggcaaacaagcggcgaccgacagaggcaaacaagcggcgaccgacagaggcaaacaagcggcgaccgacagaggcaaacaagcggcgaccgacagaggcaaacaagcggcgaccgacagaggcaaacaagcggcgaccgacagaggcaaacaagcggcgaccgacagaggcaaacaagcggcgaccgacagaggcaaacaagcggcgaccgacagaggcaaacaagcggcgaccgacagaggcaaacaagcggcgaccgacagaggcaaacaagcggcgaccgacagaggcaaacaagcggcgaccgacagaggcaaacaagcggcgaccgacagaggcaaacaagcggcgaccgacagaggcaaacaagcggcgaccgacagaggcaaacaagcggcgaccgacagaggcaaacaagcggcgaccgacagaggcaaacaagcggcgaccgacagaggcaaacaagcggcgaccgacagaggcaaacaagcggcgaccgacagaggcaaacaagcggcgaccgacagaggcaaacaagcggcgaccgacagaggcaaacaagcggcgaccgacagaggcaaacaagcggcgaccgacagaggcaaacaagcggcgaccgacagaggcaaacaagcggcgaccgacagaggcaaacaagcggcgaccgacagaggcaaacaagcggcgaccgacagaggcaaacaagcggcgaccgacagaggcaaacaagcggcgaccgacagaggcaaacaagcggcgaccgacagaggcaaacaagcggcgaccgacagaggcaaacaagcggcgaccgacagaggcaaacaagcggcgaccgacagaggcaaacaagcggcgaccgacagaggcaaacaagcggcgaccgacagaggcaaacaagcggcgaccgacagaggcaaacaagcggcgaccgacagaggcaaacaagcggcgaccgacagaggcaaacaagcggcgaccgacagaggcaaacaagcggcgaccgacagaggcaaacaagcggcgaccgacagaggcaaacaagcggcgaccgacagaggcaaacaagcggcgaccgacagaggcaaacaagcggcgaccgacagaggcaaacaagcggcgaccgacagaggcaaacaagcggcgaccgacagaggcaaacaagcggcgaccgacagaggcaaacaagcggcgaccgacagaggcaaacaagcggcgaccgacagaggcaaacaagcggcgaccgacagaggcaaacaagcggcgaccgacagaggcaaacaagcggcgaccgacagaggcaaacaagcggcgaccgacagaggcaaacaagcggcgaccgacagaggcaaacaagcggcgaccgacagaggcaaacaagcggcgaccgacagaggcaaacaagcggcgaccgacagaggcaaacaagcggcgaccgacagaggcaaacaagcggcgaccgacagaggcaaacaagcggcgaccgacagaggcaaacaagcggcgaccgacagaggcaaacaagcggcgaccgacagaggcaaacaagcggcgaccgacagaggcaaacaagcggcgaccgacagaggcaaacaagcggcgaccgacagaggcaaacaagcggcgaccgacagaggcaaacaagcggcgaccgacagaggcaaacaagcggcgaccgacagaggcaaacaagcggcgaccgacagaggcaaacaagcggcgaccgacagaggcaaacaagcggcgaccgacagaggcaaacaagcggcgaccgacagaggcaaacaagcggcgaccgacagaggcaaacaagcggcgaccgacagaggcaaacaagcggcgaccgacagaggcaaacaagcggcgaccgacagaggcaaacaagcggcgaccgacagaggcaaacaagcggcgaccgacagaggcaaacaagcggcgaccgacagaggcaaacaagcggcgaccgacagaggcaaacaagcggcgaccgacagaggcaaacaagcggcgaccgacagaggcaaacaagcggcgaccgacagaggcaaacaagcggcgaccgacagaggcaaacaagcggcgaccgacagaggcaaacaagcggcgaccgacagaggcaaacaagcggcgaccgacagaggcaaacaagcggcgaccgacagaggcaaacaagcggcgaccgacagaggcaaacaagcggcgaccgacagaggcaaacaagcggcgaccgacagaggcaaacaagcggcgaccgacagaggcaaacaagcggcgaccgacagaggcaaacaagcggcgaccgacagaggcaaacaagcggcgaccgacagaggcaaacaagcggcgaccgacagaggcaaacaagcggcgaccgacagaggcaaacaagcggcgaccgacagaggcaaacaagcggcgaccgacagaggcaaacaagcggcgaccgacagaggcaaacaagcggcgaccgacagaggcaaacaagcggcgaccgacagaggcaaacaagcggcgaccgacagaagcaaacaagcggcgaccgacagaagcaaacaagcggcgaccgacagaagcaaacaagcggcgaccgacagaagcaaacaagcggcgaccgacagaagcaaacaagcggcgaccgacagaagcaaacaagcggcgaccgacagaagcaaacaagcggcgaccgacagaagcaaacaagcggcgaccgacagaagcaaacaagcggcgaccgacagaagcaaacaagcggcgaccgacagaagCAAACAAGCGGCGACTGAAGAGGGGCaattaatattcttgctgctgttgcagttgatctgcacaTTAGCTCGTACGCAACCACACAAGGAAGTGGCTTGAATCAGGCAAGTATCCTATACATGCTCCATTGACAAGTTCCATGCCTATCACATCTCTCTTCATCaacagctgcatggaaacaattatgagaatcatgttaagTTCTGTACATGAGCATTAAGACAGGACACTGTAGACGAATTAagcatcttgtttagtgatgaagccacatctaCCAATCACAGCCAAGCAAACTGACAGAACAGGCACTATTGGTCTTTTGACAACCCCCATTGGATTTGTCAGGTGGAATGTCAATGTCATGTCACAGGCCCAATTTTCGTAGATGGAACACTCAACATGCGCAAGTATCACAGCCTCCAAACTGACCATCTACCATGGATGCTAGAGgccattcctctgcagactaggaggaacctgtagtAACAACATGATGgcagtccagcccatagtgcatgaaGTACTACTGCAGGTCTTTGgtttccaaatcattggattggacacaGGACCTTTACCTTGGCCAGCCTGTTCCCTGGATTTGATGTCTGTACACTTTCtggggggaaagctgaaagacactgtctacaaggatATACAAACTACATCTGACAATATGTGCAATAACTTACtactgcagcctgctcagacatcACTGCTGAAACCCTAGCATGTGTAagcagtcattccataccagacaAAGCATGTATTGTCACTGCTGGTGGTTATTTGGAACACAACCTGTTAGGGTCACTagtctcattactggtcagaatccacgtaactagtaCATGCACTAATGCAAGAGAATGTTGTCCtatcacaggtattgtacaagtgttgaGTGAAAAAATGATTCTAGTGTAAGATGTTTGGAAGATTGTATTTTGAAAATGCAATCTCTCAAACATCTTATTTGCTAGAATccagcaacaaacaccactgacttttagtatattaatttcaataggcatTTTCCTATTCAAGAAAGTTtatttttgcacaaaaatacactttctaagtgttgatcggctaacaatatgagcccctggcTATCAATCCATTCTCCAAAAGTCGCACATCAATACAActctccatttccacaatatttgtgaTGCAAGTTTTAGATAATTTGCCCTGTATAAACAATGTCTAATGACATGGTGAAAAGTATGAAGTAACTGCTAGCCAGGTTTGTTATTCAGTCAACAACAAATTAAACGGTTGTTTCAATTTTGGTTTATTTTCCTATAGGTAGGAAGGCTCTCATTTATAAAAGAAGAGAACACAGAGGATAATggcattccttaccttttcaagTTCCTTCCGCAGTGCTAGAACAGCCTTTTCCCGGTCAGCCACAAGTTCTTCTAAGTACTGGTATCTTAATTTTTTCCTTGCTCTACATTCTCTTGCACTTTGTCTGCTTCGCTCTAAAAACCATACAGATAGCAAAGAAAAGAAAGTGCAATCAGCGACAACCATGTTAATCCAAATATAATTCATCTACACTGTGTTTAGTGAGTAATTTCATGACTAAATGCAATTTAAGTTTCTGTGAAATATGTATGATCAATAAAAGAACTACGATACAGAAAGGGACAATATTTTACAGGTATCTCTACGATGTCCAAAAATGAGGGATCGAAATTCTGTCTCACCTAATTTTGCTTTCACATCAATTTTGTCACTTGATTTCCTACCAGGCTTCCGACCACGCTTACCACCTTCTTTACGTTCACACCGATTCATTTCctggataaataaaaatataagaaatttacaaataatttttgcatCTTCAACAATGGTATTAAGTGTTCTACAATTCAAAACATTATCAGAAAAGGATATTTGAGCTTCACATATGTACACTTAATAATTTACAAGTTGCTAGTgtatcccgggagtggaaagacttaccttaggaggaaaaaaggacaggtatacactagtgcgcgcgtgcacacacacacacacacacacacgcacacacgcacacacgcacacacatccatccgcacgtatacagacacaggcagacatatgtaaatgcaaagaggttgggcagagatgtcagtcgaggcggaagtacagaggcaaagatgatgttgaatgacaggtgaggtacgaggggcagcaacttgaaattagcagaggttgaggcctggtgggtaataggaagagagaatatattgaagggcaagttcccatctccggagttgtgataggttggtgtcagtgggaagtatccagataacccagatggtgtaacactgtgccaagatgtgctggccatgcaccaaagcatgtttagccacagggtgatcctcattaccaacaaacactctctgcctgtgtccgttcatgcgaatggacagtctgTTGCTGGTCATTCCGACATAGAAGGCTACAcggtgtaggcatgtcagttggtaaatcacattggtgctttcacacgtggctctgcctttgatcgtgtacaccttccgggttacacgactggagtaggtggtggtgcgaggatgcatgggacaggttttacaccagggacagttacaagggtaggagccagagggtagggaaggtggtttggggatttcatagggatggacCAAGAGGTtaagaaggttaggtggacggcggaaagacactcttggtggagtggggaggatttcatgaaggatggatctcatttcagggcaggatttgaggaagtcgtatccctgctggagagccacattcagagagtgatccagtcccagaaagtatcctgtcacaagtggggcacttttagggttgttctgtgggaggttctgggtttgaggggatgaggaagtggctctagctatttgcttctgtaccaggttgggagggtagctGCAGGATGCGAAAACTGTTTTCacgttattggtgtaatggttcagggattcaggactggagcagattcatttgccacgaagacctaagctgtagggaaggggccATTTGAtatagaatgggtggcagctgtcataatggaggtactgttgcttgttagtgggtttgatgtggacggatgtgtgaagctggccactggacagacggaggtcaacgtcaaggaaagtggcatggaattTGGTAGGACCAGGTAAATctcatggaaccaaaggagttgaggttggagaggaaattctggagtagttcttcactgtgagtccagatcatgaagatgtcatcaataaatctgtaccaaactttggttggtaggcttgggtaaccaagactTCCTCTAAGCGACtcaaataggttggcatacgagggggccatcctggtacccatggctgttccctttaattgttggtatgtctggccctcaaatgtgaagaagttgtgggttatgATGAAGTTGGCTAAGGTAATGagaaaagaggttttaggtagagtagcaggtgatcggcgtgaaaggaagtgctccatcgcagcgaggccctggacgtgcgggatatttgtgtataaggatgtggcatcaatggttacaaggatgattTCCGGAGGTaccagattgggtaaggattccaggcgttcaagaaagtggttggtgtctttgatgatccccccaaaacctcaaaattctaatatgGACAACTCAACAAAGCTAACATTTTACTGAAACTTTTAACTGGGTCACTGAAgatacttcttttgttttcatacTTAGACAAAATGTAACACCTTCCATACATAGATCATCTTCCTCTACCAGTAATCCAAATTTCATCAGATTTTTTACCTCCAAGTTTAGACATTTACAAATGCTGCAAGTAGTATGAAGGAGTTTTAGGAACAAACAGCtttcaagtattttttaaaaaaatgtctgcTCTTTGTCTGATAATTCATAGCTATGATAAATTTGTACCTGTGAACTTCACTTATTTATGCCAAAGTCATAATCAGGAGATAATAGTCAACTCTCCCCTCCTGTTATATTTGTGAATTTAATTAATAACCTGAAACAATTGAGTCCTTGAAAAGGCAGTGCCATTACTTACATGTTTGGAGTGGAATGTTGGCTCATTGTATGATGCAACAAACAGAAGGGCATGGAAATAAGAGAATGTAAACAGTTGATTTTAAGTACAAGACAAGAGGAGCAGCACATGGCAGACAACAAAAGTTTGTTTAGCAATGCATATACATAATTGTGAAAAATCTAAATAAAAATTATTCCACTCCATGGCACAGTGGTACAGCAACAAGTTTCCAACGTATTTCGAAATAAAAACAATCTTGGCtgcaaaattatttaatgtcaatgatgTGTTTCAACCCTTCAGGACATCACCCGATTATctataaaaacaataaaactgatCATACCACCTTCATTTTTGCAAGTGTGGCCCTATTTTGGACTACCATGGGGATATCACTTGGTGCGTTCAAAATAATATGTGATATGTTGATGAAATTTCTGCGGCTTTCTGTACCTTCTTGATGATGAACTAGTGGTTTTCTTTTCCTCTAATTAGGTCCACCttacattttgtttgttttaatgATAGATGGAGTACTTTACTATTCCACCACTTTTCTGTTTTATATAGTTGTATGACATGGGTTTCATATCCAGATGCTTTTATGCAAGTTCCTATTACCTTCAGTTCATTTTACCTGCTAAGTCATGCAAGATAGGACCATACCCCTTCCTCTGTTGCTAGTTGACTGGTTTCTTGTTTTTATAGACAATCTGAAGATGCCTGTAAAGGGTGGAACGCaccattgacattaaataatttcacaaCCAAGTCTTTATTCTGAAACTAAATCCAAATTCTCTATACACCATAGACTGTGCGTTCCATTTGACCCTAATTCCACATAAGTGACAAACTTATTTTGTGGCATTTGTTATACAATTAGAATTAAAAAAGCAGAAAAAGATAGATGTGGCAGCAGATATTTAATGCAAGTTACTTAGAACTATCTTCCTAATGGCTACATGAAATGGCACACTACCAACCAAGGGGTCAACCAAAAGCTGGGATACCAATGTCGGCTTTGACTCAAAGTAACAGTTGTGTTGCATTATTGAGTTGTGTCATGTTTGCAATGGACTGATTTTGCAGAGAGCATGTTGTGCACTCTAGGGTGAGGTATTTGTGTTTCTCAAT
This window contains:
- the LOC124792570 gene encoding REPTOR-binding partner isoform X1, giving the protein MDFEEKYLDHQENDEMEMNRCERKEGGKRGRKPGRKSSDKIDVKAKLERSRQSARECRARKKLRYQYLEELVADREKAVLALRKELEKYRLWGKELDEGRMPEGMQVLLEEIGAVKQEKC
- the LOC124792570 gene encoding REPTOR-binding partner isoform X2, producing the protein MNRCERKEGGKRGRKPGRKSSDKIDVKAKLERSRQSARECRARKKLRYQYLEELVADREKAVLALRKELEKYRLWGKELDEGRMPEGMQVLLEEIGAVKQEKC